One Fontisphaera persica DNA window includes the following coding sequences:
- a CDS encoding glycosyltransferase family 2 protein produces MQPSEEHAGQCRQPSPAAAEAWGVSVIIPAYNYAQYLRCALDSALAQTHRPVEILVVDDGSTDNTRELVAGYGSKVRYLYQDNAGLSAARNTGLRESRHPFIALLDADDQWHPERLASAIAVFRQLGSAWGVVACRSVRMNSNGVPLPFNPGEQELEGEITAADILWRTRFSPSAVVARKAVFESCGGFDTTLRSSEDRDMWLRAAVRWRIWLQPERLAFIRKHDANMSSNASRMRDNMRRVISKAWQARAVPRHRLDYWLQALAIWRYQTALICAGIGQPAAALRDLLLSLAWWPLPLPGRRIGSAVPWVRLRSLGRLLRPAGITPQTPAAP; encoded by the coding sequence ATGCAGCCATCGGAGGAACATGCCGGGCAATGCCGTCAGCCTTCCCCCGCCGCTGCCGAAGCGTGGGGGGTAAGTGTCATCATCCCCGCCTATAATTACGCTCAATATCTCCGCTGCGCCTTGGATTCAGCCCTGGCGCAAACCCATCGGCCCGTTGAAATCTTGGTGGTGGATGACGGCTCCACCGACAACACTCGCGAACTGGTAGCAGGTTATGGCAGCAAGGTGCGTTACCTCTACCAAGATAACGCCGGACTTTCGGCCGCCCGGAATACCGGATTACGCGAGAGCCGGCACCCTTTTATTGCGCTCCTGGATGCCGATGACCAGTGGCATCCCGAACGACTAGCCTCAGCCATTGCGGTATTCCGGCAGCTTGGGTCTGCCTGGGGGGTGGTGGCCTGCCGCTCGGTCAGGATGAACAGCAATGGCGTGCCCTTGCCGTTCAATCCTGGCGAACAAGAGTTGGAGGGCGAAATCACCGCTGCAGACATTTTATGGCGCACCCGCTTCTCTCCTTCCGCTGTGGTGGCGCGAAAAGCGGTATTCGAGTCATGCGGGGGCTTCGACACCACCCTGCGCAGCTCGGAAGACCGCGACATGTGGCTGCGGGCAGCCGTCCGCTGGCGTATTTGGCTGCAGCCAGAACGCCTGGCGTTCATCCGCAAACATGACGCCAACATGAGCAGCAACGCCAGCCGCATGCGGGATAATATGCGCCGTGTCATCAGCAAGGCCTGGCAGGCCCGCGCGGTGCCCCGCCATCGCCTGGATTATTGGCTGCAAGCCCTTGCCATTTGGCGTTATCAAACCGCTCTGATTTGCGCGGGCATTGGACAACCCGCCGCCGCACTGAGAGATTTGTTGCTCTCACTGGCCTGGTGGCCCTTGCCCCTCCCGGGGCGCCGGATTGGCTCGGCAGTGCCGTGGGTCCGGCTCCGCTCCCTGGGGCGGTTGCTCCGGCCAGCAGGCATCACGCCCCAGACCCCTGCCGCACCATGA
- the ispG gene encoding (E)-4-hydroxy-3-methylbut-2-enyl-diphosphate synthase — MNYCASPYFYRRRLTREVVVGDPHRGGVIIGGRHPVMKQSMLTCDTMDTEACVKQTLDLVEAGCQLVRITAPTVKDAANLRNIVEKLRAQNCFVPICADIHFKPEAALEAARWVEKIRINPGNFVDKKKFEVREYDDATYFAEMDRIEEVFAPLVRLCKELGRAMRIGTNHGSLSDRILNRYGDTPMGMVESALEFARVARRLDFHNFCFSMKASNPKVMIECYRLLVEKLEKLGPDWNYPVHLGVTEAGEGEDGRIKSAIGIGSLLCDGIGDTIRVSLTEDSPHEIPVCTDLIAQTPELTAPLPPVAMPEWAFTTWPVDPFNYQRRVTAEVEVGFGLKCGGEHPIRVIVPRNVYQQVAPRLRPQDDVRPEGIYEDLLVWEVDPRESLQVPDDTHLVTVKDNLPLPAISAFRLLAGRLQEAGRRNPILLKDCLAPPAAALSPARVLVASATVLGSLLADGIGDAIMVRHEPGAGASLRLAYNILQAVGSRSFKTDYVACPSCGRTLFNLQTVTARIKARTEHLKGVKIAIMGCIVNGPGEMADADFGYVGGGPGKVNLYVGKKPVRFNIPEAEAVDQLVALIKEHGKWREPDAA, encoded by the coding sequence ATGAATTACTGCGCGTCACCTTATTTCTATCGGCGCCGCCTCACCCGCGAAGTCGTGGTGGGAGACCCCCACCGCGGGGGCGTCATCATTGGCGGCAGGCATCCTGTGATGAAACAATCCATGCTCACTTGTGACACCATGGATACGGAGGCCTGCGTCAAACAAACCTTGGATTTGGTGGAGGCTGGCTGCCAGTTGGTGCGCATCACCGCCCCCACTGTCAAGGATGCCGCCAACCTGCGCAATATCGTCGAAAAGCTGCGCGCCCAAAACTGTTTCGTACCCATTTGCGCGGACATCCATTTCAAGCCCGAAGCCGCCCTGGAAGCCGCCCGCTGGGTGGAAAAAATCCGCATCAACCCCGGCAATTTTGTGGACAAGAAAAAGTTTGAAGTCCGCGAATACGACGATGCCACCTATTTTGCGGAGATGGACCGCATCGAGGAGGTTTTCGCCCCTTTGGTGCGCTTATGCAAGGAATTGGGCCGGGCGATGCGTATCGGCACCAACCACGGCTCCCTGAGTGACCGCATCCTCAATCGCTACGGCGACACCCCCATGGGCATGGTGGAAAGCGCCCTGGAATTTGCCCGCGTGGCACGCCGGCTGGATTTCCACAATTTCTGCTTCTCGATGAAAGCCTCCAACCCCAAGGTGATGATTGAGTGTTACCGCCTGTTGGTGGAAAAACTCGAGAAGCTGGGGCCGGATTGGAATTATCCTGTGCATCTGGGCGTCACCGAGGCGGGCGAAGGTGAAGATGGACGCATTAAAAGTGCCATCGGCATCGGTTCCCTTTTGTGCGACGGCATCGGCGATACCATCCGCGTCTCGTTGACGGAAGATTCACCCCACGAAATCCCCGTTTGTACCGATTTGATTGCTCAGACGCCGGAGTTGACCGCGCCCCTGCCCCCGGTGGCCATGCCGGAATGGGCATTTACCACGTGGCCGGTGGACCCCTTTAATTACCAGCGGCGCGTCACCGCTGAAGTCGAGGTGGGTTTTGGCCTGAAATGTGGGGGGGAACATCCCATCCGCGTAATTGTGCCCCGAAACGTGTACCAACAGGTGGCGCCCCGCCTGCGTCCGCAGGACGATGTGCGGCCAGAGGGCATCTATGAAGACTTGCTGGTGTGGGAAGTGGACCCGCGCGAATCCCTGCAAGTGCCGGACGACACGCATTTGGTCACCGTCAAAGATAACTTGCCCCTGCCGGCGATTAGTGCCTTCCGACTTCTGGCCGGGCGGCTTCAGGAGGCCGGCCGCCGCAATCCCATTCTGCTGAAAGACTGCCTTGCCCCGCCGGCTGCGGCGCTCTCCCCCGCGCGCGTGCTGGTCGCCTCGGCCACGGTGCTGGGCAGTCTCCTGGCTGATGGCATCGGCGACGCCATCATGGTCCGCCACGAGCCGGGCGCGGGAGCCTCCCTGCGACTGGCCTACAATATCCTGCAGGCGGTGGGCAGCCGCTCCTTCAAAACGGATTACGTCGCTTGTCCCTCTTGCGGGCGCACCTTGTTCAACCTGCAAACCGTCACCGCCCGCATCAAGGCCCGCACCGAACATCTGAAAGGCGTGAAAATCGCCATCATGGGTTGCATCGTCAATGGCCCCGGGGAAATGGCTGATGCCGATTTCGGTTACGTGGGCGGCGGCCCCGGCAAAGTCAACCTGTATGTGGGCAAAAAGCCGGTGCGCTTTAACATACCGGAAGCGGAGGCGGTGGACCAGTTGGTGGCCTTAATTAAAGAGCACGGTAAGTGGCGCGAGCCAGACGCCGCCTAA
- a CDS encoding menaquinone biosynthesis decarboxylase: MAYESFRDFLRQLERAGELIRIPVPVATELEITALADQQMKAPGGGKALLIEQPTVNGQLSPFPVAINTLGSWKRMALSLGAESVDAVAAELASLVKAKPPMNFREALKLLTTALDLRHARPVKVAGGPCKEVKHLFEPAAPPAPAEAAAPRSSLPPGPVTLPPTSSHPPTLLNLPILKCWPHDGGRFITLPCVVTQDPDTGERNVGMYRIQIYDERTTGMHWQLQKVGARHGRRYYETGTRMPVSIFLGGDPVYTFAATAPLPDGLDELLLAGYLRKKSVELVKCETNDLYVPADADWVIEGYVDPREPLRLEGPFGDHTGFYTLPEPYPVFHVTAITHRRDAVYPATIVGLPPMEDFYMGSASVKLFLPVIKMNFPEIVDIALPAEGVFHNLVFVSIKKTYPMQAYKIMHGLWGMGQMMFTKYLVVVDEDVDVHNTSEVLFRICANTDPQRDCIFTKGPADVLDHATNVIGVGTKMGIDATRKLPAEGFPRPWPPLIRMEPAVRAKMDQLMKDLGLG, translated from the coding sequence ATGGCGTACGAGTCATTCCGCGACTTTCTCCGGCAACTAGAGCGCGCCGGGGAGCTGATACGCATCCCGGTGCCGGTGGCCACGGAACTGGAAATCACCGCCCTGGCCGATCAGCAGATGAAGGCGCCTGGCGGCGGCAAGGCCCTGCTGATTGAGCAACCCACCGTCAATGGCCAGCTCTCACCCTTTCCAGTGGCCATCAACACGCTGGGCTCATGGAAACGCATGGCCTTGAGTTTGGGGGCGGAATCGGTGGATGCCGTGGCGGCCGAGCTGGCCAGTCTGGTGAAGGCCAAACCACCCATGAATTTTCGCGAGGCACTCAAGCTGCTGACCACCGCCCTGGATTTGCGGCATGCACGCCCCGTCAAGGTGGCGGGCGGGCCGTGCAAGGAAGTCAAACACCTTTTTGAACCGGCCGCTCCGCCCGCGCCCGCAGAGGCAGCGGCGCCACGGTCTTCTTTGCCCCCGGGGCCGGTAACCTTGCCGCCCACCTCGTCTCACCCCCCCACCTTGCTGAATCTTCCCATTCTAAAATGCTGGCCGCACGATGGGGGGAGGTTCATCACGCTGCCCTGTGTGGTGACGCAGGACCCGGACACCGGCGAGCGCAATGTGGGCATGTATCGTATTCAGATTTACGACGAGCGCACCACTGGCATGCACTGGCAGTTGCAGAAGGTGGGGGCGCGGCACGGGCGCCGGTATTACGAGACGGGCACGCGCATGCCGGTGAGCATTTTTCTGGGCGGTGACCCGGTTTATACCTTTGCGGCCACGGCGCCGCTGCCGGATGGTCTGGATGAACTGCTGCTGGCGGGTTATTTGCGCAAGAAGTCGGTGGAACTGGTCAAATGCGAGACCAATGACCTGTATGTGCCGGCGGACGCTGATTGGGTCATCGAGGGGTATGTGGATCCGCGCGAACCGCTGCGCCTGGAGGGGCCTTTTGGGGACCACACCGGTTTTTACACCCTGCCTGAACCTTATCCGGTCTTTCACGTGACGGCCATCACCCACCGCCGCGATGCGGTGTATCCCGCCACCATCGTGGGGTTGCCGCCGATGGAAGATTTTTACATGGGCAGCGCTTCAGTGAAGCTGTTTCTGCCGGTCATCAAAATGAATTTCCCTGAGATTGTGGATATTGCCCTGCCGGCCGAAGGTGTCTTCCACAACCTGGTGTTTGTGAGCATCAAAAAAACCTATCCCATGCAGGCCTATAAAATCATGCATGGGCTGTGGGGGATGGGACAGATGATGTTCACCAAGTACCTGGTGGTGGTGGATGAGGATGTGGATGTCCATAACACCTCGGAGGTGCTGTTCCGCATTTGCGCCAACACGGACCCTCAGCGGGACTGCATTTTCACCAAGGGCCCGGCGGATGTGTTGGACCACGCCACCAACGTCATTGGAGTGGGAACCAAAATGGGCATTGACGCCACCCGCAAATTGCCCGCCGAAGGCTTTCCTCGTCCCTGGCCGCCGTTGATTCGCATGGAACCGGCAGTGCGAGCCAAAATGGACCAACTCATGAAGGACTTGGGGTTGGGTTGA
- a CDS encoding HAD family hydrolase has translation MSDWAAIFDWDGVIVDSSRQHERAWMRLAQEKGLPLPDGFFRRSFGMKNDRVIRELLGWTQDAAEIQKLSWQKEEYFRALLRVEGIELLPGVRDWLNTLQGAGVPCAIGSSTPRENLDLCLQRLGAGHFFRVVVAAEDVGKGKPDPEVFLTAAHRLGMAASQCVVFEDAHVGIEAARAAGMKVVGLATTHPAASLQDADLVLPSLKGLTLAEIQALLRRPRMP, from the coding sequence ATGTCTGATTGGGCTGCAATTTTTGATTGGGACGGGGTGATCGTGGATTCTTCGCGCCAGCATGAGCGCGCGTGGATGCGTCTGGCGCAGGAAAAGGGACTACCTCTGCCTGATGGGTTTTTCCGCCGGAGTTTTGGCATGAAGAATGACCGGGTTATCCGGGAGCTGTTGGGTTGGACGCAAGATGCGGCGGAGATTCAGAAGCTCTCCTGGCAAAAGGAGGAGTATTTCAGAGCATTGTTGCGCGTAGAGGGCATTGAATTGCTGCCGGGAGTGCGGGATTGGCTCAACACCTTGCAGGGGGCAGGCGTACCCTGTGCCATTGGTTCTTCCACCCCACGCGAGAATCTTGATTTATGCCTGCAGCGCCTGGGGGCTGGCCACTTTTTCCGCGTGGTGGTGGCCGCGGAGGATGTAGGCAAGGGCAAGCCCGACCCGGAGGTGTTTTTGACTGCCGCCCACAGGCTGGGCATGGCTGCTTCCCAATGCGTGGTGTTTGAGGATGCGCACGTGGGCATCGAAGCGGCGCGCGCCGCGGGGATGAAGGTGGTGGGCCTGGCGACCACCCACCCGGCCGCATCGCTGCAGGACGCCGACCTGGTGCTTCCTTCGCTCAAGGGACTTACCTTGGCGGAAATCCAGGCGTTGTTGCGGAGACCGAGGATGCCTTGA
- a CDS encoding polysaccharide biosynthesis tyrosine autokinase encodes MLPGLKRRGINFADIVLYVAIALKHWRLMVLLVFFALSLGLTFFVYVKPVYMAKSLIRYHALERPVDAEKVFRDSSERELINRLTADHIIRRTARRLGLPDNPKILYAEYLRAVQVRFNSERNLEVTVLAYQGDVVRKWTETMLEEFLKDREEKRVEMREKIISSYTEELKEVSRRMEEALMSTHEVESGRKTELQTKLALLQEVPKQLVEVSERLEVLERVRKTLNDESMDVVSRLSLLSSILKNSTIRPGDLVPGGEGANKSPVVVVPASVTSPSQMRWEDLQREHEKLQLAINELGKKYLPGHPKMAEVLKKMEEVNRGLEAELRAAQQTYHLEYLSLTQKKAELQARLPDYEKALLEQKMFMQELERKGAGNLSFAAMYKEMATRLSMIDFGADKERSHLQFMGHIELRDEIPVSPNRLKLVVYSLGLGIFLALGIPFLIEFLDHTVSNVEEMEQNHRLRGLGIVPRLEPSQLPGSPVAGGHMDRQIVENFRVIRTNLLSMGAVTRDPQVVVIASAMPEEGKTVVSYNLARSFAQMGEKTLLIDADLRRGRLHRLFGQRSAPGLSNILMQHADWRDVVRPTDHEHLTLLACGKHLEGATELVGSPTFEKLLTELRQEYRRIIIDTPPVLGLSETAMLQRLVDGVVLVVWCGRTPARYVKSAVEILQANHANFYGFVLNRLDLSVTSNYYNYYNYYYYSYHYYKSYKTVEAQPAAESNTTPAEKSTS; translated from the coding sequence ATGTTACCTGGGCTAAAGCGGCGCGGCATTAATTTCGCCGACATTGTGCTGTACGTGGCCATCGCTTTGAAGCACTGGCGGCTGATGGTGCTGCTGGTGTTTTTCGCGCTGTCACTGGGCCTGACGTTCTTTGTTTACGTCAAACCGGTGTACATGGCCAAATCTCTGATTCGCTATCACGCCTTGGAGCGCCCGGTGGATGCGGAAAAAGTCTTTCGCGATAGCAGCGAGCGCGAGTTAATCAACCGGCTCACCGCCGACCACATCATCCGGCGCACCGCCCGCCGGCTGGGGTTGCCAGACAATCCCAAAATCTTGTACGCCGAATACCTGCGGGCAGTGCAGGTGCGCTTCAACTCCGAGCGCAACCTGGAAGTCACCGTGCTGGCCTACCAGGGGGACGTGGTGCGCAAGTGGACCGAAACCATGCTGGAGGAATTCCTCAAAGACCGCGAGGAAAAGCGGGTGGAAATGCGGGAAAAAATCATCTCCTCCTACACCGAGGAACTCAAGGAAGTGTCCCGCCGCATGGAAGAAGCCCTGATGTCCACTCATGAAGTGGAGAGCGGCCGCAAAACCGAGCTGCAAACCAAGCTCGCCCTGTTGCAAGAGGTGCCCAAGCAACTGGTGGAAGTCTCCGAACGGCTGGAAGTTCTTGAGCGGGTCCGCAAAACCCTCAATGACGAAAGCATGGATGTGGTGTCGCGCCTTTCGCTGCTTTCCTCCATCCTTAAGAATTCCACCATTCGTCCCGGGGACCTCGTGCCGGGCGGCGAGGGCGCCAACAAGTCGCCCGTCGTGGTGGTGCCCGCTTCAGTAACCTCCCCCTCCCAAATGCGCTGGGAGGATTTGCAACGCGAGCACGAAAAACTGCAGCTTGCCATCAACGAGCTGGGCAAAAAATATCTCCCCGGCCATCCCAAGATGGCGGAAGTGCTCAAGAAAATGGAGGAAGTCAACCGCGGCCTGGAAGCCGAGCTGCGGGCGGCCCAACAGACCTACCACCTCGAGTACCTGAGCCTGACCCAGAAGAAAGCTGAGTTGCAGGCACGCCTGCCCGACTATGAAAAGGCCCTGCTCGAACAAAAAATGTTCATGCAGGAACTGGAACGCAAGGGCGCGGGCAATCTCAGCTTCGCTGCCATGTACAAGGAAATGGCCACCCGCCTGAGCATGATTGACTTCGGCGCCGACAAGGAACGCTCGCACCTACAGTTCATGGGGCACATCGAGCTGCGGGATGAAATCCCTGTCTCGCCCAACCGTCTGAAACTGGTGGTGTACTCGCTCGGGCTGGGCATCTTTCTGGCCCTTGGCATCCCCTTCCTGATTGAATTTCTGGACCACACCGTCAGCAATGTGGAGGAAATGGAGCAAAACCACCGCCTGCGCGGCCTTGGCATTGTGCCCCGGTTGGAACCCAGCCAGTTGCCGGGCAGCCCTGTCGCCGGCGGGCACATGGACCGGCAAATCGTGGAAAATTTCCGCGTGATTCGCACCAACCTGCTTTCCATGGGCGCCGTCACGCGTGACCCGCAGGTTGTCGTGATTGCCAGTGCCATGCCGGAGGAGGGCAAAACGGTGGTCAGCTACAACCTGGCGCGTTCCTTCGCGCAAATGGGCGAAAAAACGCTGCTCATTGATGCAGACCTGCGCCGCGGACGCCTGCACCGATTGTTCGGCCAACGCAGTGCCCCGGGCTTGAGCAACATCCTGATGCAACATGCCGATTGGCGGGATGTCGTTCGGCCCACTGACCATGAGCACCTCACGCTCCTCGCCTGCGGCAAACACCTTGAAGGCGCCACGGAGCTGGTCGGCTCGCCGACTTTTGAAAAATTGCTCACTGAATTGCGCCAGGAATACCGTCGCATCATCATTGACACACCCCCCGTGCTCGGCCTGTCCGAAACCGCCATGCTGCAACGTTTGGTGGACGGCGTGGTGCTGGTGGTCTGGTGCGGGCGCACCCCAGCACGCTATGTAAAATCGGCGGTGGAAATTCTGCAGGCCAACCATGCCAACTTCTATGGCTTCGTGCTCAACCGGCTGGACCTCTCCGTGACCTCCAATTATTATAATTATTACAACTACTACTATTACTCCTACCACTATTATAAGAGTTACAAGACTGTGGAAGCCCAGCCCGCGGCCGAATCCAACACCACGCCCGCAGAAAAAAGCACCTCTTAA
- a CDS encoding glycosyltransferase — MSQPSLILHVVFSLEPGGMENGLVNVARRLDPQEFAVHVGCLERAGEFLRRLPPSIGVTVLGKRGGMSPVAMMKLRGLLHQLQPAVIHTHNLGPLFYTAMANGLGPKAPLLHGEHGMLTPREQRGWRYWLRRVLYPCCTAVHTVSETLLQYYQAQGFRHPRMISILNGVDAERFQPGDRAAARQAIGLPVQAVVLGMMGSFQRRKRHKEVLSAFQMIAGDFPHLHLLLVGARGPESEIISQAARSGPHGQRVHLHPYQEDPRPFYQAMDLLIVASENEGLSNAALEAMASGVPVLAGEACGNAEIITPGKNGWLARLDSAESIAQTLRQCLALPEALTNFGRQARETVMQRFRVEDMAARYAQLYRELARQGMPHQER, encoded by the coding sequence ATGAGCCAGCCCAGTCTCATCCTGCATGTGGTCTTTTCGCTCGAACCGGGAGGGATGGAAAATGGCCTGGTGAATGTCGCCCGGCGGCTGGACCCTCAAGAATTTGCAGTGCATGTCGGTTGTCTCGAAAGGGCAGGAGAGTTTTTACGCCGCTTGCCGCCGTCCATCGGGGTGACGGTCCTGGGCAAGAGGGGGGGCATGTCGCCCGTCGCGATGATGAAATTACGCGGCCTGTTGCATCAATTGCAACCGGCGGTCATTCATACCCACAATTTGGGGCCGCTATTTTATACAGCCATGGCCAATGGCCTGGGGCCCAAGGCGCCTCTTTTACATGGCGAGCATGGGATGCTCACCCCCCGCGAGCAACGGGGCTGGCGGTATTGGTTGCGACGGGTTCTATACCCCTGCTGCACCGCCGTGCACACCGTCTCGGAAACCTTGTTGCAGTATTATCAGGCGCAAGGATTCCGTCACCCGCGCATGATCTCCATTTTGAATGGCGTGGATGCGGAGCGCTTTCAGCCGGGCGATCGAGCCGCGGCGCGCCAGGCTATTGGCCTGCCTGTCCAAGCCGTCGTTCTGGGGATGATGGGCAGCTTTCAGCGCCGCAAACGTCATAAGGAAGTGCTCTCCGCCTTCCAAATGATTGCCGGGGACTTTCCCCATCTCCATTTGCTGCTGGTAGGTGCGCGTGGCCCTGAAAGTGAAATCATTTCCCAGGCGGCGCGCTCCGGGCCGCACGGTCAAAGGGTGCACCTCCATCCCTATCAGGAAGACCCGCGCCCCTTCTATCAAGCCATGGACCTGCTCATTGTCGCTTCAGAAAACGAAGGGCTTTCCAACGCGGCCCTGGAAGCCATGGCCAGCGGCGTGCCCGTCCTGGCGGGCGAGGCCTGCGGCAATGCCGAAATTATCACCCCCGGAAAAAATGGATGGCTGGCACGTCTGGACTCGGCCGAGTCCATCGCACAAACCTTGCGACAGTGTCTTGCCCTCCCTGAAGCCTTGACCAATTTCGGACGCCAGGCGCGCGAAACCGTCATGCAACGTTTTCGCGTGGAAGACATGGCGGCTCGGTACGCGCAGCTTTACCGTGAACTGGCGCGGCAGGGCATGCCTCACCAGGAACGATAA
- a CDS encoding DR2241 family protein, translated as MNPALVQFLAEIGEQFVVAQLLIERQGPEAFLLRHAEDAGESLANLQPVPLENLRERTQHNALGIFRPLRSSPDLIRGWYCRVESAAELELALDYLYPGFLADWFAVRTGTAAPTDYPAFTQRQSGMYRLTAKATPEQAAAIIQACCARPFCLKQRLWTVPGMSADRVEDKSIIPCLEPCAVLLEFARKRMRIAQETPAQLALAPTEIRGLLAAVENCLNHPDANLRVADFNAPTNPRHLLYVQQKLMSALPKGSAASSSTEAREEE; from the coding sequence ATGAATCCGGCATTGGTGCAATTCCTGGCGGAGATAGGCGAGCAGTTCGTGGTGGCGCAGCTTCTCATTGAACGTCAGGGCCCGGAAGCTTTCTTGTTGCGACACGCCGAGGATGCCGGAGAGAGCCTTGCCAACTTGCAACCAGTGCCCTTGGAAAATTTACGAGAGCGCACCCAGCATAATGCGTTGGGCATTTTCCGGCCCTTAAGGTCTTCGCCTGATTTGATTCGGGGCTGGTACTGCAGGGTTGAGAGTGCTGCCGAGTTGGAACTGGCGTTGGATTATCTTTATCCCGGGTTTTTAGCCGACTGGTTTGCCGTGCGGACGGGCACGGCAGCGCCTACGGATTATCCGGCCTTCACCCAAAGACAGAGCGGCATGTACCGGCTCACGGCCAAGGCCACGCCGGAGCAGGCGGCGGCTATTATTCAGGCCTGTTGTGCGCGCCCCTTTTGTTTGAAACAGCGGTTGTGGACGGTGCCGGGGATGTCCGCTGACCGGGTGGAGGACAAAAGCATCATCCCCTGCCTGGAGCCGTGTGCCGTGCTGTTGGAATTTGCGCGGAAAAGGATGCGTATTGCGCAGGAAACCCCGGCCCAACTTGCCCTGGCTCCCACGGAAATCCGCGGCTTGCTGGCTGCCGTGGAGAATTGTCTCAACCATCCCGACGCCAACCTGCGGGTGGCAGATTTCAACGCTCCCACCAATCCACGGCACTTGTTGTATGTTCAGCAAAAACTTATGAGTGCCTTGCCCAAAGGTTCCGCGGCTTCTTCATCCACCGAGGCGCGGGAAGAGGAATAA
- the rseP gene encoding RIP metalloprotease RseP — protein MEILKFIFILLEVLVLFNLLIIVHELGHFLAARWRGMVVDRFGVWFGKPIWQRKIGGVTYCLGWIPAGGFVSLPQMAPMEAIEGEVQVDKENLPQAPVKDRIIVAFAGPLFSFLLAIFFALIIWQVGRPVYESDSSNVIGMVIKDGPADKAGLQPGDRLVAIDGHPVTRFGGIGTDSIKWRIISSEGETIQVAYERNGQTNTVAIKPEVEKTSFGQRSGLRQIKIVPAYTAIIAEVLPHSPADYAGLRPDDIILEANGQRLIHPSQVTTLIERNGTNAVRLLVKRGQQTNLVAVVPEIPAVAAPEDKRPSLGVYWDSRGLQTIDRPGPVEQIRASVDMMVSTFKALFSRKSGVKAQHLSGPVGILRIYYLLFQSEHGWRLALWFSVIFNVNLALLNLLPVPVLDGGHILLALIEGIRRKAMNLKVLQAVQTACAVLIIGYMLFITFYDVSALSERGPKEPPTPQFAPKVQLRGQ, from the coding sequence ATGGAAATACTAAAGTTTATCTTTATTCTGCTGGAAGTGCTGGTGCTCTTCAACCTGCTCATCATTGTGCATGAGCTGGGGCACTTCCTGGCGGCACGCTGGCGGGGAATGGTGGTGGACCGTTTTGGCGTCTGGTTTGGCAAACCCATCTGGCAGCGCAAAATCGGCGGGGTCACCTACTGCCTGGGCTGGATTCCCGCCGGGGGGTTTGTCTCCCTCCCGCAAATGGCCCCCATGGAAGCCATCGAAGGCGAAGTTCAGGTGGACAAAGAAAACCTGCCCCAAGCCCCGGTCAAGGACCGCATCATTGTCGCCTTTGCCGGCCCGCTCTTCAGTTTTCTGCTCGCCATCTTCTTCGCCCTGATTATCTGGCAGGTGGGGCGGCCGGTGTACGAATCCGATAGCTCCAATGTCATTGGCATGGTGATCAAGGATGGTCCGGCTGATAAAGCCGGCTTGCAGCCCGGCGACCGCCTCGTGGCCATTGACGGCCATCCTGTGACCCGTTTTGGCGGCATCGGCACTGACAGCATCAAGTGGCGCATCATTTCTTCCGAAGGCGAGACCATTCAGGTGGCGTATGAGCGCAACGGCCAAACCAACACCGTGGCCATCAAACCGGAGGTGGAAAAAACCAGCTTCGGCCAGCGCAGCGGCCTGCGCCAAATCAAAATTGTGCCCGCCTACACCGCCATCATTGCCGAAGTGCTGCCTCACAGCCCCGCCGATTACGCCGGGCTGCGACCGGACGACATCATCCTTGAAGCCAACGGCCAGCGGCTCATCCATCCCAGCCAGGTGACCACTCTCATCGAGCGCAACGGTACCAATGCGGTCCGCCTGCTGGTCAAACGCGGCCAGCAAACCAATCTCGTGGCCGTGGTGCCGGAGATTCCTGCCGTGGCCGCCCCGGAAGATAAACGGCCCAGCCTGGGGGTTTATTGGGACAGCCGCGGCCTGCAGACCATTGACCGGCCCGGCCCCGTTGAGCAAATCCGTGCCAGCGTGGACATGATGGTGAGCACATTCAAGGCCCTGTTCTCGCGCAAATCCGGGGTCAAGGCCCAACACCTCTCCGGCCCGGTGGGCATCCTGCGCATTTACTATTTGTTATTCCAGAGCGAGCATGGCTGGCGGCTGGCGCTATGGTTTAGTGTGATTTTTAACGTGAACCTGGCCCTGCTTAATCTGCTGCCAGTGCCAGTGCTGGATGGAGGACATATTTTGCTGGCCCTGATTGAGGGCATCCGCCGCAAGGCCATGAACCTCAAAGTGCTGCAAGCGGTTCAAACCGCCTGTGCAGTGTTGATTATTGGGTACATGTTGTTCATTACCTTTTACGATGTGAGCGCGCTCTCGGAACGCGGTCCCAAAGAACCACCCACGCCGCAATTTGCGCCCAAGGTCCAGCTTCGCGGCCAGTAG